CCTCGGTTTCGAGGACGCCGCATCGCTGCCGGTCATCGCGGTCACCGCCTGGCAAATGCTGCACGAATTTGCAGGCGTCAAGGCCGGACAGCGTGTTCTGGTGCTCGGCGGCTTCGGCAACGTGGGCGCCTACGCCGTACAACTGGCCCGGCTTGCCGGCGCGCATGTGGTTGCGACTGCCTCGGACGCTCAGGCGGACCTTGTGCGCGCTTTCGGCGCAAACGAAATCATCGAGCGAAATATGGACCGCGTCGATGCTTATTCGGCCAGCTTCGATGCTGTTATCGATACGGTCGGTGGGGCCGCGCTCGAGCGGTCCTATGCGCTTGTGCGACCCAGTGGGGTCCTCGTATCGGCAGTCCAGAAACCCGATGGCGCGCTATTGCCTCGGAACGTGAGGTCCGACTTCCTGCTGGTGCGCGTTGAAACCGGCATCCTCGAAACGCTGGGCCGCCTCGCGGCAGACCATCAACTCGAAACCCGCGTAGGTGAAATTCTGCCGCTAGCGGACGCGCGTCGCGCGCACGAGATGATCGAAGGTGCGCCGCACAAGCCTGGAAAGATCGTTCTTGTTCCGTAGTACTTGTTCCGTAGTTCTTGTTCCATAAGCGCAGCGGGAGATACAAGCCGGATACGCGCACGATACAAGCGGGATACAAGCGGCGATGACCGGCTACCGTCGATTACTTACCGATACAAATCTCCGCCCGCTTACGCCTTCTCGCCAGGCGTTCAGGCCTTCGCCTCTATCGAAGCAAGGCGTCGCGCTTCTTTTGGGTTGACGCCAAACGCCTTCTTGAACATGCGGCTGAAGTGCGCCGCGCTCGCGAAGCCGCACTGCCATGCGACTTCATTGATGCGAAGCGGTGATTCCGGATCGGTCAGGATGCCTTTGGCGCGCTCGAGACGCAGGCGCCAAAGGTAGCGCATGATCGTCGTGCCTTCGCTGGCGAACAATCTTGCGATATAGCGCGTAGACGTGCCCATCGCTTTGGCAACCGCCTCTATGTCGAGTTGCTCGTTGGACACGTTCCGTTCGATAAAGCGCTTTGCGTACGCAAGAAGGGTGGCCGAGCGCCCGACCGACCTCGGCGCCCATGAATCGGCCGCGATAATCTGCATCAGGTCAATCAGGTGCTCCGCCACGAGCTTCGCACATTGCGGACTCGACCGTTCGCCATAAGCGGCAGCGGATGCGATCAGCGATTTCAGCATGCGCGTATCGCCTGACGCCGGGTCGGCCACCACCATGCCGCGATTCGCGAACTCCATGCCCCGCCGTTCAAGCGCAACCTTCGGGATGCGCAGCATCATCCCTCGCGTATCGCGATCGCCCACCTGCGTATATTGCGTGCCGGGGTCGAGCACCAGCAACGATCCCGCGGTCAATCTCGTCTTCATGTCCGACTGTTCGAGCTCGATCACGCCACTGTGCGTGATAAGGACCAGGATCGTTTCGTCGCGCCAGTTGTTGTGCCCGGAACCCGGCAAATACTCCCACCGCTGATCGGAAACATCGGCCAGGGTGAAGCTCAATCCACCCATGCTCCAGTAAGCGCATTTGAGGTTGCCACGGTCATCGCCGTTGAACCGGCATTGCATACTCCACGCTTGCCTGACCGCCTTTTGCCATTCATCGGCGGTCATGCCGGGCAGCGTGTCGAGCAGATGTGCAATGTCATGGTCCATAGGGCATTCCAGCGATTCGGGT
The genomic region above belongs to Paraburkholderia edwinii and contains:
- a CDS encoding NADP-dependent oxidoreductase; its protein translation is MNRSKSRWNARPVYMEPQPLAVVATPRAEIRRKRRPGEQKVSTSMQAVQIEKFGGPDVLELRQLAIPTPGEGEVVVRVKAAGVGPWDTWIRAGKSVLPQPLPLTPGSDIAGQVVAVGPGVTGIMEGDEVFGVTNRRFTDGYAQYARARADMIAAKPAGLGFEDAASLPVIAVTAWQMLHEFAGVKAGQRVLVLGGFGNVGAYAVQLARLAGAHVVATASDAQADLVRAFGANEIIERNMDRVDAYSASFDAVIDTVGGAALERSYALVRPSGVLVSAVQKPDGALLPRNVRSDFLLVRVETGILETLGRLAADHQLETRVGEILPLADARRAHEMIEGAPHKPGKIVLVP
- a CDS encoding AraC family transcriptional regulator encodes the protein MDHDIAHLLDTLPGMTADEWQKAVRQAWSMQCRFNGDDRGNLKCAYWSMGGLSFTLADVSDQRWEYLPGSGHNNWRDETILVLITHSGVIELEQSDMKTRLTAGSLLVLDPGTQYTQVGDRDTRGMMLRIPKVALERRGMEFANRGMVVADPASGDTRMLKSLIASAAAYGERSSPQCAKLVAEHLIDLMQIIAADSWAPRSVGRSATLLAYAKRFIERNVSNEQLDIEAVAKAMGTSTRYIARLFASEGTTIMRYLWRLRLERAKGILTDPESPLRINEVAWQCGFASAAHFSRMFKKAFGVNPKEARRLASIEAKA